The following coding sequences are from one Myxococcus stipitatus window:
- a CDS encoding sensor histidine kinase produces the protein MSSPDSPSTPPETPPPVTLPVPTLTPTPGELAHAQRRGGRSALLGLGLVGVVALTSPVLGYLEDVDNAREELLDHLSNQARVQADALGVHLVLLEAELARVAGHPTLLPEDGASPAERALLDSAFYHSSLFSEGVALLGPRGERVWSDPPGMTLGASPITRRPWFQEMVARRAPSIDLMEGEGGPLVVAVPMVKEGQLKGVLLGEVRTEALPTRATEETALFLMDAQGRLLLPAPPLAHPEGFSSQLRALAKAPGPVMVDGTRMMGAAAWVGRTDLLLVVLEEEEAATAGLRSRFLRQLAFHIALLICTLALFLVLLRHSYRSLLEAEERLRRQETMAALGTAASLIAHEVKNALNGIQAALSVLRATPAGSELPVRGLRSQVERLGHLARSLLSFGAPRAALRRSCDLHLLVEEALQAVRMLPESEAVELRTSLEEGLTLQGDAALLVSAIDNLVRNAVEAGAVARDTGLRPAPWVSVNLSREGGEAVLLVEDNAGGVDPRLEPRLWEPFATGRAKGVGLGLPMARTSVEAHGGSLTYTRRPQGSMFTLRLPLERPS, from the coding sequence ATGAGCTCACCAGACTCGCCATCGACGCCCCCCGAGACGCCGCCGCCGGTGACGCTGCCGGTCCCCACGTTGACGCCCACGCCGGGAGAGCTGGCGCATGCCCAGCGGCGGGGTGGGCGCTCCGCCCTGCTGGGGTTGGGGCTGGTCGGGGTGGTGGCGCTGACGAGTCCGGTGCTCGGCTACCTGGAGGACGTGGACAACGCGCGCGAGGAGCTGCTGGACCACCTGTCGAACCAGGCGCGGGTGCAGGCGGACGCGCTGGGGGTCCACCTGGTCCTGCTGGAGGCGGAGCTGGCGCGCGTGGCGGGCCATCCGACGCTGCTGCCCGAGGACGGCGCGTCGCCCGCGGAGCGCGCGCTGCTCGACAGCGCCTTCTACCACTCGTCGCTGTTCTCCGAGGGCGTGGCGCTGCTGGGGCCTCGTGGGGAGCGCGTGTGGAGCGACCCGCCGGGCATGACGCTCGGCGCGTCGCCCATCACCCGCCGGCCCTGGTTCCAGGAGATGGTGGCGCGGCGCGCGCCCTCCATCGACCTGATGGAGGGGGAGGGCGGGCCGCTGGTCGTCGCGGTGCCCATGGTCAAGGAAGGGCAGCTCAAGGGGGTGCTCCTGGGGGAGGTGCGCACGGAGGCCCTGCCCACGCGCGCCACGGAGGAGACCGCGCTGTTCCTCATGGATGCCCAGGGGCGGCTGCTGCTGCCGGCGCCGCCGCTGGCGCACCCCGAGGGGTTCTCCTCGCAGCTTCGCGCGCTGGCGAAGGCGCCGGGCCCGGTGATGGTGGACGGCACGCGGATGATGGGGGCGGCGGCCTGGGTGGGGCGCACCGACCTGCTGCTGGTGGTGCTGGAGGAGGAGGAGGCCGCCACGGCGGGGCTGCGCTCGCGCTTCCTGCGGCAGCTGGCCTTCCACATCGCGCTGCTCATCTGCACGCTCGCGCTGTTCCTCGTGCTGTTGCGGCACTCGTACCGCTCGCTCCTGGAGGCGGAGGAGCGGCTGCGCCGGCAGGAGACGATGGCCGCGCTGGGCACGGCGGCGTCGCTCATCGCGCACGAGGTGAAGAACGCCCTCAACGGCATCCAGGCGGCGCTGTCCGTGCTGCGCGCGACGCCCGCGGGCAGCGAGCTGCCGGTGCGGGGGCTGCGCTCCCAGGTGGAGCGACTGGGGCACCTGGCGCGCTCGCTCTTGTCGTTCGGCGCGCCGCGCGCCGCGCTGCGCCGCAGCTGTGACCTTCACCTGCTGGTGGAGGAGGCGCTGCAGGCGGTGCGCATGCTGCCGGAGTCGGAGGCGGTGGAGCTGCGCACGTCGCTGGAGGAGGGGCTCACCTTGCAGGGGGACGCCGCGCTGCTGGTGTCGGCCATCGACAACCTGGTGCGCAACGCGGTGGAGGCCGGCGCGGTGGCGAGGGACACGGGCCTGCGCCCCGCGCCCTGGGTGTCGGTGAACCTGTCGAGGGAGGGAGGGGAGGCGGTGCTGCTGGTGGAGGACAACGCGGGGGGCGTGGACCCCCGGCTCGAGCCCCGGCTGTGGGAGCCCTTCGCCACCGGACGGGCCAAGGGCGTGGGCCTGGGATTGCCCATGGCGCGCACGTCCGTGGAGGCGCATGGTGGCAGTCTGACCTATACCCGTCGTCCACAGGGCAGCATGTTCACGCTGCGGCTTCCCCTGGAGCGCCCGTCATGA
- a CDS encoding FG-GAP-like repeat-containing protein, translated as MLALTACAETAATESSDLAAREAAANGECQVIPPFDPNFEPELEWAWTGSPVMPTHNQVMMTPIVVEVNGDGVPDVVFSTFTGGDYTTNGVLRAISGADGSDLWTVTDPALRVRGAASVAGADIDGDGRVELCAIPESGTGFICFENTGAFKFRTTVSSNNWGGVSFSDLDGDGTVEIINGNHVFTNTGVVKWVAPTAFSGPVGSISYAVDLDGDGLQEVIIGSSIYRHDGTLKCQNTAAPAALTGVANFDADPAGEVVLVHGGRVSLMDDDCAILWTQVLPGGGTGGAPNIADFDADGQPEIGVAGASRYAVFETHGAVKWSSPTQDNSSNVTGSSTFDFEGDGKAEVIYGDELRLRIYDGATGAVRFDVQHASGTTYENPLVVDVDGDDNAEIVVAANNYAFSGPNGIRVFRDRKDGWVNTRRIWNQHAYSVTHINDDGTVPASYVANWLTPGLNTFRANTQGTGNTSPYAAADLVVSEVSSACDRTTGTLHLNARVVNQGDAATSAGMHVAFYLGNPTAGGTLLGVATLAAVLPAGGDALVTLALPTPPGGTGDVWAVADDDGTGTGRETECIETNNTRNAPLDLACSTNTPPVAVCRDVTVNAGPSTCGAPANVDDGSHDPDQHPGPFSVSQSPPGPFAVGTHAVTLTVSDGQATDSCTATVTVVDVTPPTIVCPAERIVDATGPDGAYVTPAPATAADACGATVSGPAAGVYPLGTTAVTYTATDAAGHTASCATAIHVVKRDATPPGLVMCDVPRYTSAAQVKACGWATASPGGAPISVVLLTIDGGAPIRLTPDAGGGHAVLWLDLAEGHHTLTLTVIDTAGGIATQSREVTVDRTAPVLSVVSPAPGATVPWTVDVVSQVTDLTPVRVTANWIVSADVGAGTSLATTTVTFSRSGANVVLLRATDAAGNTSEQVLEVDVQ; from the coding sequence ATGCTGGCGCTGACGGCGTGCGCGGAGACGGCGGCGACGGAGTCCTCCGACCTGGCGGCGCGGGAGGCGGCGGCCAACGGTGAATGTCAGGTCATCCCGCCCTTCGACCCGAACTTCGAGCCGGAGCTGGAGTGGGCCTGGACGGGCAGCCCGGTCATGCCCACGCACAACCAGGTCATGATGACGCCCATCGTCGTGGAGGTGAACGGCGACGGTGTCCCCGACGTCGTCTTCAGCACCTTCACCGGAGGCGACTACACGACCAACGGCGTGCTGCGCGCCATCAGCGGCGCGGATGGCAGCGACCTCTGGACGGTGACGGACCCGGCCCTGCGCGTGCGCGGCGCGGCGAGCGTGGCGGGCGCGGACATCGACGGCGACGGGCGGGTGGAGCTGTGCGCGATTCCGGAGAGCGGCACCGGCTTCATCTGTTTCGAGAACACCGGCGCCTTCAAGTTCCGCACGACGGTGTCCTCGAACAACTGGGGCGGCGTGTCCTTCTCCGACCTGGACGGCGACGGCACGGTGGAGATCATCAATGGCAACCACGTCTTCACCAACACCGGCGTGGTGAAGTGGGTGGCGCCCACGGCCTTCTCCGGTCCGGTGGGCTCCATCAGCTACGCGGTGGACCTCGACGGTGACGGCCTCCAGGAGGTCATCATCGGCTCGAGCATCTACCGCCACGACGGCACGCTGAAGTGCCAGAACACCGCCGCCCCCGCGGCGCTCACCGGTGTCGCCAACTTCGACGCGGACCCCGCGGGCGAGGTCGTCCTCGTCCATGGCGGCCGCGTGTCGCTGATGGACGACGACTGCGCCATCCTCTGGACGCAGGTGCTGCCGGGCGGCGGCACGGGCGGCGCGCCCAACATCGCGGACTTCGACGCGGACGGTCAGCCGGAGATCGGCGTGGCGGGCGCTTCGCGCTACGCCGTCTTCGAAACCCACGGCGCGGTGAAGTGGTCCAGCCCCACTCAGGACAACAGCTCCAACGTCACGGGCTCGTCCACCTTCGACTTCGAGGGCGACGGCAAGGCGGAGGTCATCTACGGCGACGAGCTCCGGCTGCGCATCTACGACGGCGCCACCGGCGCGGTGCGCTTCGACGTGCAGCACGCGTCCGGCACGACGTACGAGAACCCGCTCGTCGTCGACGTGGACGGCGACGACAACGCCGAAATCGTGGTGGCGGCCAACAACTACGCGTTCTCCGGCCCCAACGGCATCCGCGTGTTCCGCGACCGCAAGGACGGCTGGGTCAACACCCGCCGCATCTGGAACCAGCACGCCTACTCCGTCACCCACATCAACGACGACGGCACCGTCCCCGCCAGCTACGTCGCCAACTGGCTGACGCCCGGCCTCAACACCTTCCGCGCCAACACCCAGGGCACCGGCAACACCAGCCCCTACGCCGCGGCCGACCTCGTCGTGAGCGAGGTGTCCTCCGCCTGCGACCGGACGACGGGCACGCTCCACCTGAACGCGCGCGTCGTGAACCAGGGTGACGCCGCCACCTCCGCCGGCATGCACGTGGCCTTCTACCTGGGCAACCCCACCGCCGGGGGCACCCTGCTCGGCGTCGCCACGCTGGCCGCCGTGCTCCCCGCCGGCGGCGACGCGCTCGTCACGCTCGCGCTCCCCACGCCGCCGGGCGGCACCGGCGACGTCTGGGCCGTGGCGGACGACGACGGCACGGGCACCGGCCGCGAGACGGAGTGCATCGAGACCAACAACACCCGCAACGCGCCGCTCGACCTGGCCTGCTCCACCAACACCCCGCCGGTCGCCGTGTGCCGCGACGTCACCGTGAATGCCGGCCCCTCCACCTGCGGCGCCCCGGCGAACGTCGACGACGGCAGCCATGATCCGGACCAGCACCCGGGCCCGTTCTCCGTCTCCCAGTCCCCCCCAGGTCCCTTCGCCGTGGGCACCCACGCCGTCACGCTGACCGTCTCCGACGGCCAGGCCACCGACAGCTGCACCGCCACCGTCACCGTGGTGGACGTCACCCCGCCCACCATCGTCTGCCCCGCCGAGCGCATCGTCGACGCCACGGGCCCGGACGGCGCCTATGTCACGCCCGCGCCGGCCACCGCCGCCGACGCGTGCGGCGCCACCGTCAGCGGGCCCGCCGCCGGCGTCTACCCGCTCGGCACCACGGCGGTGACGTACACCGCCACGGACGCCGCGGGCCACACCGCCTCCTGCGCCACCGCCATCCACGTCGTGAAGCGCGACGCCACGCCGCCCGGCCTCGTCATGTGCGACGTGCCCCGCTACACGTCCGCCGCCCAGGTGAAGGCCTGCGGTTGGGCCACCGCCAGCCCCGGCGGCGCGCCCATCAGCGTCGTGCTGCTCACCATCGACGGCGGCGCCCCCATCCGCCTCACGCCGGACGCCGGTGGCGGCCACGCCGTCCTCTGGCTGGACCTGGCCGAGGGCCACCACACCCTCACCCTCACCGTCATCGACACCGCCGGCGGCATCGCCACCCAGAGCCGCGAGGTGACGGTGGACCGCACCGCCCCCGTGCTCAGCGTCGTCTCCCCCGCCCCCGGCGCCACCGTGCCCTGGACGGTGGACGTCGTCTCCCAGGTGACGGACCTCACGCCCGTGCGCGTCACCGCCAACTGGATCGTCAGCGCGGACGTCGGCGCGGGCACGAGTCTCGCCACCACGACGGTGACGTTCTCCCGCTCCGGCGCCAACGTCGTCCTGCTGCGCGCCACCGACGCCGCCGGCAACACGTCCGAGCAGGTCCTCGAGGTCGACGTCCAGTAG
- a CDS encoding porin has protein sequence MPRLVATLLAVTLSPAWAQQATPSQEAATQPTEPATDDAPQEAGLTPDTVVTPAEKLDELDERMTNAEGKVAALEEQNVETKNDLSALKKLKISGYVQARYQYQESLDDTGAGGFSRFSVRRGRLKTTYTTDWAQLMLQIDAVPTTGVTVRDAEATLYIPGTHQQLSLTLGQMKWPFGYEAVQSSSDRELPERSRVVRAFLPDERDRGIKFAGTFLEGKVNVSAGLFDGDGIFNQGFIGTDNDKEKDFIGRAGFDLGWLSGGVSGWYGHSIAKGPNDAYRKAYERDRVALDAQLYLDVVPWGATALKGEYITGKTYSKSSGDVKVEQLGIPASGWYALLVQNVGLSDAVAVRYDWFDPENGRKNAATDGKPASTNSVGTLGVALLHYFGENLKVTAAYEMPMTASPDGAKDPHDNLFTLQMQAKY, from the coding sequence ATGCCTCGTCTTGTCGCCACCCTCCTCGCGGTCACCCTGAGCCCGGCCTGGGCCCAGCAGGCCACGCCGTCCCAGGAGGCCGCCACGCAACCCACCGAGCCCGCCACGGACGACGCCCCCCAGGAGGCGGGATTGACGCCCGACACGGTAGTCACCCCTGCGGAGAAGCTCGACGAGCTCGACGAGCGCATGACCAACGCGGAGGGGAAGGTCGCCGCCCTGGAGGAGCAGAACGTCGAGACCAAGAACGACCTGTCCGCCCTCAAGAAGCTCAAGATCTCCGGCTACGTGCAGGCCCGCTACCAGTACCAGGAGAGCCTGGACGACACCGGCGCGGGCGGCTTCAGCCGCTTCAGCGTGCGCCGCGGTCGCCTCAAGACGACCTACACCACGGACTGGGCCCAGCTGATGCTGCAGATCGACGCGGTGCCCACCACCGGCGTCACCGTCCGCGACGCCGAGGCCACCCTCTACATCCCCGGCACCCACCAGCAGCTGTCGCTCACCCTCGGACAGATGAAGTGGCCCTTCGGCTACGAGGCCGTCCAGTCCTCCAGCGACCGCGAGCTGCCCGAGCGCAGCCGCGTCGTGCGCGCCTTCCTCCCCGACGAGCGCGACCGCGGCATCAAGTTCGCCGGCACCTTCCTGGAGGGCAAGGTCAACGTCAGCGCCGGCCTCTTCGACGGCGATGGAATCTTCAATCAGGGATTCATCGGCACGGACAACGACAAGGAGAAGGACTTCATCGGCCGGGCGGGCTTCGACCTGGGCTGGCTGTCCGGCGGGGTGTCCGGCTGGTACGGCCACTCCATTGCCAAGGGTCCCAACGATGCCTATCGCAAGGCCTACGAGAGGGACCGCGTGGCACTGGATGCGCAACTCTACCTGGACGTGGTCCCCTGGGGCGCCACGGCCCTGAAGGGCGAGTACATCACCGGCAAGACGTATTCGAAGAGCTCCGGGGACGTGAAGGTCGAACAGCTGGGCATCCCCGCCAGCGGCTGGTACGCGCTCTTGGTGCAGAACGTGGGCCTGTCCGACGCGGTGGCCGTCCGCTACGACTGGTTCGACCCGGAGAATGGCCGCAAGAACGCCGCCACGGACGGCAAGCCCGCCAGCACCAACTCCGTGGGCACCCTGGGCGTCGCCCTCCTCCACTACTTCGGCGAGAACCTCAAGGTCACCGCCGCCTACGAGATGCCGATGACGGCCTCGCCCGACGGGGCCAAGGACCCGCACGACAACCTCTTCACCCTCCAGATGCAGGCCAAGTACTAG
- a CDS encoding carbonic anhydrase, whose translation MKKLIRGLLDFQLKGRPAYREMFARLADGQSPDCLFISCSDSRLVPNLLVSTDPGDLFVVRNVGNLVPPSDATGVSTGDQSEAAALEFALSNLEVEDVVICGHSSCGAMKALLGGGQVPGAPNLSRWLEHGEAALRTLKAGSTVGEGLSEYDRLSQLNVLQQLRHVGSYPVVKERVAAGKLRLHGWWFDIGSAQVHVWRSAHGRFIPMTELVGEALLRELSGDVLSPGDGLVASNENGVANGDGRHLSVAGT comes from the coding sequence ATGAAGAAGCTCATTCGTGGTCTGCTGGACTTCCAGCTCAAGGGCCGGCCCGCCTATCGGGAGATGTTCGCGCGCCTGGCCGACGGTCAGTCTCCGGATTGTCTCTTCATCTCCTGCTCCGACAGCCGGCTGGTGCCCAACCTGCTGGTGTCCACGGACCCGGGCGACCTGTTCGTCGTGCGCAACGTGGGCAACCTCGTGCCGCCGTCGGACGCGACGGGGGTCTCCACGGGCGACCAGTCCGAGGCGGCGGCGCTGGAGTTCGCGCTGAGCAACCTGGAGGTGGAGGACGTGGTCATCTGCGGCCACTCGAGCTGCGGCGCGATGAAGGCGCTGCTGGGCGGAGGCCAGGTGCCGGGCGCGCCGAACCTGTCGCGCTGGCTGGAGCATGGCGAGGCCGCGCTGCGCACGCTCAAGGCGGGCAGCACCGTGGGCGAGGGCCTGTCCGAGTACGACCGGCTGTCGCAGCTCAACGTCCTCCAGCAACTGCGGCACGTGGGCAGCTACCCCGTGGTGAAGGAGCGCGTCGCCGCCGGCAAGCTGCGGCTGCACGGCTGGTGGTTCGACATCGGCAGCGCGCAGGTGCACGTGTGGCGGTCCGCGCACGGGCGCTTCATCCCCATGACGGAGCTGGTGGGCGAGGCGCTCTTGCGAGAGCTGAGCGGCGACGTGCTCAGCCCCGGTGACGGGCTCGTCGCCAGCAACGAGAACGGCGTGGCCAACGGCGATGGCCGGCACCTGTCCGTCGCCGGGACCTGA
- a CDS encoding response regulator gives MAHVLIVDDEPDLAQLIDFNLRDAGFTTQLAGTGDAALVAARERPPDLVLLDLMLPDMSGIDVCRQLRASNPSRGLLIVMLTAKGEEADRIRGFEVGADDYVVKPFSVRELVLRLKAILRRGGAATPGGATTAPLALGSLKLDLAAHRFYVEDKEVPLTALEFRLLGHLMTRMGRVQTREQLLEEVWGLSSSLETRTIDTHVMRLRDKLGPARALLETVRGVGYRIVSPEAG, from the coding sequence ATGGCCCACGTCCTCATCGTCGACGACGAACCCGACCTCGCCCAGCTCATCGACTTCAACCTGCGCGATGCGGGGTTCACCACGCAGCTCGCCGGCACCGGAGACGCCGCGCTCGTCGCGGCGCGGGAGCGCCCCCCGGACCTGGTCCTGCTGGACCTGATGCTCCCGGACATGTCCGGCATCGACGTCTGCCGCCAGCTCCGGGCGAGCAATCCGTCGCGCGGGCTGCTCATCGTCATGCTCACCGCGAAGGGCGAGGAGGCCGACCGCATCCGCGGCTTCGAGGTCGGCGCCGACGACTACGTCGTCAAGCCCTTCAGCGTGCGGGAGCTGGTGCTGCGCCTCAAGGCCATCCTCCGTCGCGGAGGCGCCGCCACCCCGGGTGGCGCCACCACCGCCCCGCTGGCGCTGGGCAGCCTCAAGCTCGACCTGGCCGCGCACCGCTTCTATGTCGAGGACAAGGAGGTCCCCCTCACCGCCCTCGAGTTCCGCCTGCTCGGCCACCTGATGACCCGCATGGGCCGGGTGCAGACCCGCGAGCAGCTCCTCGAGGAGGTCTGGGGCCTGTCCTCGTCCCTGGAGACGCGCACCATCGACACCCACGTCATGCGCCTGCGCGACAAGCTGGGCCCCGCCCGCGCCCTGCTGGAGACGGTGCGTGGCGTGGGCTACCGCATCGTCAGCCCGGAGGCCGGTTGA
- a CDS encoding sulfite exporter TauE/SafE family protein codes for MTPLLFTFVVLGISVGAGLLGSLLGIGGGLILIPVLTLWLKVDIHYAVGASIVSVIATSSGAAAAYVRERMANLRVAMFLEVATTAGALTGAFLAGRVGGRGVYLVFGAVMAYSALVMLRRMRAGAAAPVPEDALADRLGLHGSYWDEAAGREVDYRVTRPLAGLGLMYVAGTVSGMLGIGSGALKVPAMDLAMRLPLKVSTATSNFMIGVTAAASAGVYFARGHIDPFIAGPVCVGVTLGAWLGSRHLMGRVNALWLRALFVGVLLWVAFEMLRKGWAS; via the coding sequence ATGACTCCCCTCCTCTTCACGTTCGTCGTCCTGGGCATCTCCGTGGGTGCGGGCCTTCTGGGCTCGCTGCTGGGCATCGGGGGTGGGCTCATCCTCATCCCGGTGCTCACCCTGTGGCTCAAGGTGGACATCCACTACGCGGTGGGTGCGTCCATCGTCTCCGTCATCGCCACCTCGAGCGGCGCGGCCGCGGCCTACGTGCGCGAGCGCATGGCGAACCTGCGCGTGGCCATGTTCCTGGAGGTGGCCACGACGGCGGGCGCGCTCACCGGGGCCTTCCTCGCGGGGCGCGTGGGGGGACGGGGCGTGTACCTCGTCTTCGGCGCCGTCATGGCGTACTCGGCGCTGGTGATGTTGCGCCGCATGCGCGCGGGGGCGGCGGCGCCCGTGCCCGAGGACGCGCTGGCGGACCGGCTGGGGCTGCACGGCAGCTACTGGGACGAGGCCGCGGGGCGCGAGGTGGACTACCGCGTCACCCGCCCGCTGGCGGGCCTGGGGCTGATGTACGTCGCGGGCACGGTGAGCGGGATGCTGGGCATCGGCTCGGGCGCGCTGAAGGTGCCGGCCATGGACCTGGCCATGCGGCTGCCGCTCAAGGTGTCCACGGCCACCAGCAACTTCATGATTGGCGTGACGGCGGCGGCCAGCGCGGGCGTGTACTTCGCCCGGGGCCACATCGACCCGTTCATCGCGGGGCCGGTGTGCGTGGGCGTCACGCTGGGGGCCTGGCTGGGGTCGCGCCACCTGATGGGCCGCGTCAACGCGCTGTGGCTGCGCGCGCTCTTCGTGGGCGTGCTGCTGTGGGTGGCCTTCGAGATGCTGCGCAAGGGGTGGGCGTCATGA
- a CDS encoding sigma-54-dependent transcriptional regulator: MSTHLLLVDDDRTFASLAATVLKQEGFRVTVAHSLHDARSSLARQAPEVVVLDRRLPDGDGIHFLPELRAQFPDTAVMMVTAHGDIASAVDAIKQGARDYLSKPVELDDLVLRAKRAVADLQLHERLQRAESELGGRRRLLRPRAPAMLAALQMVERIAKAPRSPVLITGETGAGKEVLARHLYTVQGGQGPFVHVNCAALPSALVESELFGHERGAFTDARAARRGLVEVADGGVLFLDEIGELPLSLQAKLLTFLDQGAFRRLGGTAELTSNARVVTATNRDLTREVAEGRFREDLYFRLSVFRVEIPPLRERREDVLPLAESLLVELCAELGRRPVDFSPAARARLERYPFPGNVRELRNVLERALVLETGPALELQALEPRGGSGPATVDPDAFVVSGPPRSVDEVERLYVKHVLARLDGRRMEAAKALGLSYPTFLRKLEEP; this comes from the coding sequence ATGAGCACCCATCTGTTGCTGGTGGACGACGACCGGACCTTCGCCTCGCTGGCGGCCACCGTGCTGAAGCAGGAGGGCTTCCGCGTGACGGTGGCGCACTCGCTCCACGACGCCCGCTCCTCGCTCGCGCGGCAGGCCCCCGAGGTGGTGGTGCTCGACCGGCGCCTGCCGGATGGGGATGGCATCCACTTCCTTCCCGAGCTGCGGGCCCAGTTCCCGGACACCGCGGTGATGATGGTGACGGCGCACGGCGACATCGCCAGCGCGGTGGACGCCATCAAACAGGGCGCGCGCGACTACCTGTCCAAGCCGGTGGAGCTGGACGACCTGGTGCTGCGCGCGAAGCGGGCGGTGGCGGACCTGCAGCTGCACGAGCGGTTGCAGCGCGCGGAGAGCGAGCTGGGCGGGCGGCGCCGGCTCCTGCGTCCGCGCGCCCCGGCGATGCTGGCCGCGCTGCAGATGGTCGAGCGCATCGCCAAGGCGCCGCGCAGCCCGGTGCTCATCACCGGGGAGACGGGTGCGGGCAAGGAGGTGCTCGCGCGGCACCTGTACACGGTGCAGGGAGGGCAGGGGCCCTTCGTCCACGTCAACTGCGCCGCGCTGCCGTCCGCGCTGGTGGAGAGCGAGCTGTTCGGCCACGAGCGCGGCGCCTTCACCGACGCGCGCGCGGCCCGCCGCGGGCTGGTGGAGGTGGCCGACGGCGGCGTGCTCTTCCTGGACGAGATTGGCGAGCTGCCGCTGAGCCTGCAGGCCAAGCTGCTCACGTTCCTGGACCAGGGGGCCTTCCGCCGCCTGGGCGGCACGGCGGAGCTGACGAGCAACGCGCGCGTGGTGACGGCCACCAACCGCGACCTCACCCGCGAGGTTGCGGAGGGGCGCTTCCGCGAGGACCTCTACTTCCGCCTCAGCGTCTTCCGCGTGGAGATTCCGCCGCTGCGCGAGCGGCGGGAGGACGTGCTGCCGCTGGCGGAGTCGCTGCTGGTGGAGCTGTGCGCGGAGCTGGGGCGCCGTCCGGTGGACTTCTCCCCGGCGGCCCGCGCGCGGCTGGAGCGCTACCCCTTCCCGGGCAACGTGCGCGAGCTGCGCAACGTGCTGGAGCGCGCGCTGGTGCTCGAGACGGGGCCCGCGCTGGAGCTCCAGGCCCTGGAGCCCCGGGGCGGCAGCGGGCCGGCCACGGTGGACCCGGATGCCTTCGTCGTGTCGGGGCCTCCGCGCTCCGTCGACGAGGTGGAGCGGCTGTACGTCAAGCACGTCCTCGCCCGGCTGGACGGCCGGCGCATGGAGGCCGCCAAGGCCCTGGGCCTGTCCTACCCCACGTTCCTCCGCAAGCTGGAGGAGCCCTGA
- a CDS encoding SulP family inorganic anion transporter: MSTSHGGGGLAWKTWAADLPASLVVFLVALPLCMGIALASGAPIVSGLIAGVVGGLVVGLLGGAPLQVSGPAAGLAVMVFGFIQQMGLAMTCAAVAAAGLLQMLFGGLKVARAALAISPAVIHGMLAGIGILIVLGQVHIVLGGSPQSNAWQNVKELPEQLVGLHGPAAVLGLVTIGLMVAWPYLAKGKLKLVPAPLVAVVGATAVSVFWGADVARVELPANVFSNMQLPALPTGNWGTFVAAVLSLALVASAESLLSAVATDKMHTGPRANLDKELFAQGVANTVSGLVGGLPITGVIVRSAANIAAGAKSRASALLHGVWLLLFVTMLGSVAGLVPLTVLAGLLVVVGAKLVNMHHIRELSRRGEVLVYAVTVAGVVGINLLAGIGLGLLVAVLRLLWRLGSVQVDVAQVQGVYEVRVTGSLTFVGVPRLSTALAQVPPGATVKIDLAVDTLDHSGFEALESWSDTYRKTGGSVSMESLEEVWVRSGTTRPTQQVLGSQISSNTLASEGAR, translated from the coding sequence ATGTCGACGAGTCATGGGGGCGGAGGCCTGGCCTGGAAGACGTGGGCCGCGGACCTGCCTGCCTCCCTGGTGGTGTTCCTGGTGGCGTTGCCGCTGTGCATGGGCATCGCGCTGGCTTCGGGTGCGCCCATCGTGTCCGGTCTCATCGCGGGTGTGGTGGGTGGACTGGTGGTGGGCTTGTTGGGCGGCGCGCCGCTGCAGGTGAGCGGGCCCGCGGCGGGCCTGGCGGTGATGGTGTTCGGCTTCATCCAGCAGATGGGGCTGGCGATGACGTGCGCGGCGGTGGCGGCCGCGGGGTTGTTGCAGATGCTATTTGGTGGCTTGAAGGTCGCGCGCGCGGCGCTGGCCATCTCGCCGGCGGTGATTCACGGCATGCTGGCCGGCATCGGCATCCTCATCGTGCTGGGGCAGGTCCACATCGTGCTGGGCGGCAGTCCCCAGTCGAACGCGTGGCAGAACGTGAAGGAGCTGCCCGAGCAGCTCGTCGGGTTGCACGGCCCCGCGGCGGTGCTGGGCCTGGTGACGATTGGATTGATGGTGGCGTGGCCCTACCTGGCCAAGGGCAAGCTGAAGCTCGTCCCCGCGCCGCTGGTGGCGGTGGTGGGGGCCACGGCGGTGTCGGTGTTCTGGGGCGCGGACGTGGCGCGCGTGGAGCTGCCGGCCAATGTGTTCAGCAACATGCAGTTGCCGGCGCTGCCCACGGGGAACTGGGGCACGTTCGTGGCGGCGGTGCTGTCGTTGGCGCTGGTGGCCAGCGCGGAGTCGCTGTTGTCCGCGGTGGCCACGGACAAGATGCACACGGGGCCCCGGGCGAACCTGGACAAGGAGCTGTTCGCGCAGGGCGTGGCGAACACGGTGTCCGGGCTCGTGGGTGGCCTGCCGATCACGGGCGTCATCGTCCGCAGCGCGGCGAACATCGCGGCGGGCGCGAAATCGCGGGCCTCGGCATTACTGCATGGCGTCTGGCTGCTGCTGTTCGTTACGATGCTGGGCTCGGTGGCGGGGCTGGTGCCCCTGACGGTGCTGGCGGGCCTGCTCGTGGTCGTCGGCGCGAAGCTGGTCAACATGCACCACATCCGCGAGCTGTCGCGTCGCGGGGAAGTGCTCGTCTACGCGGTGACGGTGGCGGGCGTCGTCGGCATCAACCTGTTGGCGGGTATCGGGTTGGGATTGCTGGTGGCGGTGCTGCGGTTGTTGTGGCGTCTGGGCAGCGTCCAGGTCGACGTGGCCCAGGTCCAGGGGGTGTACGAGGTCCGGGTGACGGGCTCGCTCACCTTCGTGGGCGTGCCGCGTCTGTCCACCGCGCTGGCGCAGGTGCCTCCGGGGGCGACGGTGAAGATCGACCTCGCGGTCGACACCCTGGATCACTCCGGCTTCGAGGCGCTCGAGAGCTGGAGCGACACGTACCGCAAGACGGGTGGCTCCGTGTCCATGGAGTCGCTCGAGGAAGTCTGGGTCCGCAGCGGAACGACGCGGCCCACGCAGCAGGTTCTCGGTTCGCAGATTTCGTCCAACACTCTCGCCTCCGAAGGTGCCCGATGA